A window of Aliarcobacter trophiarum LMG 25534 contains these coding sequences:
- a CDS encoding FtsW/RodA/SpoVE family cell cycle protein, translating into MDYIKNKIKLLTTGENLREPDYFLFILVSMLIIISIVFSYSLTIYTVEFLGYGQFHYILRQGLVGIFCIFLMWWMARLNPNKIMHKTGMFLFGVGLFLMIIMPFLPASLVTASGGANRWIRLPGISLSPVEIFKIGFIYFLSWSFFRKVIHQPKKGLFGDLLLLSPYFLVFIFIVFLIAVLQKDLGQVALLTLIMLTLIIFANRSLKIIFALIFMAILGMIILIAAAPHRINRIHSWWSMVQDGILSVLPGTFEQYLRIKNLPEPYQVSHSLNAIHNGGFFGQGISFGDLKVGFLSEVHTDFVLAGITEEIGWFGTFLITTILMLIILRIFAISRKVDSKIFHLFTTGIALMIIVAFLINGAGISGIIPIKGIAVPFLSYGGSSLITSSFAIGLVLSISRTIKKYEPQKSVVKPNPKRIVIR; encoded by the coding sequence ATGGATTATATCAAAAATAAGATTAAATTATTAACTACAGGTGAAAACCTAAGAGAACCAGACTATTTTTTATTTATATTAGTCTCTATGCTAATTATCATTAGTATCGTTTTTTCATATTCACTTACTATTTACACTGTTGAGTTTTTAGGATATGGACAATTTCACTATATTTTAAGACAAGGATTAGTTGGAATATTTTGCATATTCTTAATGTGGTGGATGGCAAGGTTAAACCCAAATAAAATAATGCACAAAACAGGTATGTTTCTATTTGGAGTTGGACTTTTTTTAATGATTATTATGCCTTTTTTACCAGCTTCTTTAGTTACTGCTTCTGGTGGTGCGAATAGATGGATTAGACTTCCTGGTATCTCTTTGTCTCCTGTTGAAATATTTAAAATAGGTTTTATCTATTTTCTATCTTGGTCTTTTTTCAGAAAGGTTATTCATCAACCTAAAAAAGGACTTTTTGGAGATCTATTACTACTTTCTCCATACTTTTTGGTCTTTATTTTTATTGTTTTTTTAATTGCTGTTTTACAAAAAGATTTAGGACAAGTTGCACTACTTACTTTGATTATGCTTACTTTGATTATCTTTGCAAATAGATCATTAAAAATAATCTTTGCTCTAATTTTTATGGCAATTCTTGGTATGATAATTTTAATAGCAGCAGCTCCACATAGAATAAATAGAATTCACTCTTGGTGGTCTATGGTTCAAGATGGTATTTTGTCAGTTCTTCCTGGAACTTTTGAACAATATTTAAGAATAAAAAACTTACCCGAACCATATCAAGTATCTCACTCTTTAAATGCTATACATAATGGTGGCTTTTTTGGGCAAGGTATCTCTTTTGGCGATTTAAAGGTTGGCTTTTTAAGTGAAGTTCATACCGACTTTGTTTTGGCTGGTATAACAGAAGAGATTGGTTGGTTTGGAACATTTCTTATAACTACAATTTTAATGCTAATTATTTTAAGAATATTTGCAATTAGTAGAAAAGTTGATAGTAAAATTTTTCACCTTTTTACAACTGGTATTGCTCTTATGATTATTGTTGCCTTTTTAATAAATGGTGCTGGAATTTCAGGAATTATCCCTATAAAGGGTATTGCTGTACCATTTTTATCTTATGGAGGTTCATCTTTGATTACAAGCTCCTTTGCCATAGGTTTAGTTCTTTCTATTAGTAGAACTATTAAAAAGTATGAGCCACAAAAAAGTGTTGTAAAACCAAACCCAAAAAGAATAGTTATTAGATGA